One genomic region from Henningerozyma blattae CBS 6284 chromosome 2, complete genome encodes:
- the QRI7 gene encoding putative N(6)-L-threonylcarbamoyladenine synthase (similar to Saccharomyces cerevisiae QRI7 (YDL104C); ancestral locus Anc_2.343), with protein sequence MKNTGLSLVKRILCYRSYNVLAIETSCDDTCVALLNRNKQTASTQIIAQERITLDSVADGGIIPTKAHTHHQKYLADMVNLILQKIPLDNKLDLVCATRGPGMPGSLAVGLDFAKGLAVGRGVPLVGVHHMLGHLLVSRLKNESSLNFPFATLLVSGGHTQLVVSKSVEEHKVICNTLDIAAGDALDKCARELGLKGNMLAQEMEQLARLQPGNSQRSDEDFQFPNPLLTWDKKLDGFSFSPFVSVLKKQLDAVGPCDINITSQAAKKVQLAVFNHIITRMKRSIINHKQDLENINQLVCAGGVACNQTLRTMLANELNATFKEFIFPEPALCRDNAVMIGWAGIELYESLNLKSSLNILPQRKWSLEDLLALDGWNKN encoded by the coding sequence atgaaaaatacgGGGTTAAGTCTGGTAAAACGTATTCTTTGTTACAGGTCATACAATGTATTGGCCATTGAAACCTCTTGTGATGATACATGTGTAGCTCTACTGAACCGAAATAAGCAGACAGCCTCGACCCAAATTATAGCTCAAGAAAGAATTACTCTTGATAGTGTAGCAGATGGCGGTATAATTCCAACTAAAGCGCATACACAtcatcaaaaatatttggctGACATGGTGAATCTTATACTTCAAAAAATCCCATTAGATAATAAGTTAGATCTTGTGTGTGCCACAAGAGGTCCTGGGATGCCCGGTTCATTAGCTGTAGGTTTGGATTTTGCTAAAGGTTTAGCAGTAGGGCGTGGCGTCCCACTAGTTGGTGTTCATCATATGCTAGGTCATCTCTTGGTATCTAGgttaaaaaatgaatctTCGTTGAACTTCCCCTTTGCTACTCTTCTAGTTAGTGGTGGGCACACTCAATTAGTGGTATCAAAATCAGTCGAAGAACATAAGGTAATTTGTAACACGTTAGATATAGCAGCAGGAGATGCCTTAGATAAATGTGCTAGAGAATTGGGATTAAAGGGTAACATGCTTGCACAAGAGATGGAACAATTAGCAAGATTACAGCCTGGAAATAGTCAAAGAAGTGATGaagattttcaatttccaAATCCTCTATTAACCTGGGATAAGAAACTGGATGGGTTTTCATTTTCACCTTTTGTTTCAGTATTGAAAAAACAGCTGGATGCAGTCGGACCTtgtgatattaatattacaagTCAGGCAGCCAAGAAGGTTCAATTGGCAGTATTTAATCATATCATAACAAGAATGAAAAGATCAATCATAAATCATAAACAGGACTTAGAGAACATAAATCAACTAGTTTGCGCAGGTGGTGTAGCTTGTAATCAGACACTTCGAACAATGCTTgcaaatgaattaaatgcAACTTTTAAGGAGTTCATATTCCCAGAACCAGCATTATGTAGAGACAATGCAGTTATGATTGGCTGGGCAGGCATTGAATTATATGAAAGTTTAAACTTGAAAAGCTCTCTAAATATATTACCTCAACGAAAATGGAGCTTGGAGGATTTATTGGCATTAGATGGGTGGAACAAAAATTAG
- the MME1 gene encoding Mme1p (similar to Saccharomyces cerevisiae YMR166C; ancestral locus Anc_2.344) — protein MLSPNPDIPQPQPTDPPLHHNTIAGVLSCLIADTTMHPLDTLKTRQQGSSQNVSLYSYFIKLSRQEGFRGFYSGYSAALSGSIPSAAVFFTTYEFIKRELRPYNEPISFLIGGLMGDLLSSVVYVPSEVIKTRLQLQGKFSNPFYVKNYNYRNFRSAIKSIWKVEGRSTFFWGYGATLGRDLPFSALQFAFYEELRKFCIYLKNQNQTNPFGLNISNNNKNDNYLPLSLELLTGGIAGGLAGAITTPLDVVKTRKQTQSNFNGSLYQNLLSIKTTQGYSGLFSGIGARCVWTSVQSSIMLVVYQFLLREIDSPHHFKYLHS, from the coding sequence ATGCTATCACCCAACCCAGATATTCCACAACCACAACCTACTGATCCACCACTTCATCATAATACAATTGCAGGGGTTTTATCATGTCTGATAGCTGACACTACAATGCACCCTTTGGATACATTGAAGACCAGGCAACAGGGTTCCAGCCAAAACGTTTCACTATACAGTTATTTCATCAAATTATCCAGACAAGAAGGATTTCGTGGGTTTTATTCAGGATATTCTGCTGCGTTAAGCGGCTCAATTCCTTCTGCAGCAGTATTTTTCACAACGTACGAATTTATTAAGAGAGAATTACGACCGTATAATGAGCCaatttcctttttaatTGGTGGTCTAATGGGTGATCTTCTAAGTAGTGTTGTGTACGTTCCTTCTGAAGTTATTAAGACAAGATTACAATTACAAGGAAAATTCAGTAACCCGTTCTATGTAAAGAACTATAACTACAGAAACTTCAGATCTGCCATCAAGTCCATATGGAAAGTAGAAGGTAGAAGCACATTCTTCTGGGGCTACGGTGCTACTCTTGGTAGAGATCTACCGTTTAGTGCACTCCAATTTGCCTTTtatgaagaattaagaAAGTTTTGTATTTATCTTAAAAATCAGAACCAAACTAATCCATTCGGACTAAATATATCcaacaacaataaaaatgataactATCTACCCTTAAGTTTGGAATTATTAACTGGTGGGATAGCAGGTGGGCTGGCTGGTGCTATTACCACGCCTTTGGACGTAGTTAAGACCAGAAAGCAAACCCAAAGTAATTTCAATGGATCTTTGTACCAAAACTTGCTCAGCATAAAGACTACTCAAGGCTATTCTGGCTTGTTCAGTGGAATAGGTGCCAGATGTGTCTGGACAAGTGTCCAAAGTAGTATCATGCTTGTTGTGTATCAGTTCCTGCTTCGAGAAATAGACTCTCCTCatcatttcaaatatttgcaTAGTTAA
- the PAH1 gene encoding phosphatidate phosphatase PAH1 (similar to Saccharomyces cerevisiae PAH1 (YMR165C); ancestral locus Anc_2.345), producing MQYVGRAIGSVSKTLSSINPATLSGAIDVIVVEQPDGTLACSPFHVRFGKFRILKPSQKKVEVLVNGQSTNIPMKLAESGEAHFVFETSTDINNIPDDLLASPLLTNINSPPSSPESSNITTLQNGPNDGTSSITNPTNNNVKNKTKNKLEEPSFLDINEDPSEQTSNVLDHSSSTNSLSNDAVHTATVSPTPDQINMFKKKLNKTLTDIHIPSKLDNNGDLLLDMEGYKPDEEMMDFTDEKLKTLIKDELGNNFDISKIVKEDENGNIKIIQPNLDDLENFDINDNSNSDGAFSSNSFNSLYKEDILRDHPQLDHIDNNSNDNDTFEFPKTIDTIAESLNSQYSAEQDDITIGTNDLANTTTSTTTTTATTAATPLMNNVENRSVNDSNNAIKITENNPSSTFNVDQKNISPMNFEPGKNQTPKLAKNYIKTLRLTSDQLMCLNLKYGENDLTFTVDKGKAIVTSKLYVWRWNVPIVISDIDGTITKSDALGHLMNLVGKDWTHVGVANLFSEISKNGYNILYLTARSAGQADSTRNYLNSILQDGVKLPAGPVILSPDRTMAALRREVILKKPEIFKIACLNDIRSLYFESIGERIEYQSNKVDNLDNKNSNSPNENEFNSNNSTESISSVTSQNRAVIKRCLVKRSPYYSLYNPSSKVNNDDMLTPFFAGFGNRITDALSYRTVGVPSSRIFTINPDGEVHMELLELAGYRSSYVHINELVDHFFPPVVTLESDFNFKSPTSFTPGSPVFNTTNINSSMDMGDMSHINLNSPESMHNNSNDDHFNDHPNTFIIGLNQNGITSTTTVDTKPFFRNNQEEKYTDVNFWREPLINIDDLSDLSDECNPDQQDDSGTINNKDTEEVLRLKSSQGENKNKNKNKKKKPESISKKKYADIPKQSSNNSNTPTNKSTQTNTGGGSRAWSWGGGSNRNNKDILEEKSPLNDKTITTAEQATSTPTKEEIGKKIYFNLGSPLSSPKLSFIGNPDSLTETTTISIEHKNSSNHIDGTNTMTSLTEKMNHLSIGSTQPGLATSGISKINVLDDAHYSETDLPILNTDLHQKVTQSNNEEEDDDDEFDEDEFDEDEFDEDDFSD from the coding sequence atGCAGTATGTTGGCAGAGCAATTGGTTCAGTTTCCAAGACTTTGTCTTCTATAAACCCAGCAACGCTTTCTGGTGCAATCGATGTTATTGTTGTGGAACAACCAGACGGAACATTGGCTTGCTCACCATTTCATGTACGTTTTGGTAAGTTCAGGATCTTAAAACCGTCACAGAAGAAAGTTGAAGTTCTAGTTAATGGTCAGTCCACCAACATTCCCATGAAATTGGCAGAATCAGGGGAAGCTCATTTTGTCTTTGAAACTTCAACAGATATTAATAACATTCCTGATGATTTACTAGCTTCACCTTTACTTACGAATATTAATAGCCCCCCTTCGTCACCAGAATCTTCAAATATCACAACTCTGCAAAATGGTCCTAATGATGGTACGTCTTCAATTACAAATCcaaccaataataatgttaaaAACAAGACAAAGAACAAATTAGAAGAACCTAGTTTCTTagatattaatgaagatCCATCAGAACAAACATCTAACGTGTTGGATCATTCTTCTTCCACAAATTCCCTGTCCAATGATGCAGTGCATACTGCAACCGTATCACCAACCCCTGATCAGATCAACatgtttaaaaaaaaactaaataaaaCATTGACTGATATTCATATACCAAGcaaattagataataatggCGATCTTTTATTAGATATGGAAGGTTATAAACCAGATGAAGAAATGATGGATTTCAcagatgaaaaattgaaaacttTAATAAAGGATGAATTGGGTAACAATTTCGATATCTCAAAGATTGTgaaagaagatgaaaatggtaatattaaaattattcaacCAAATTTAGATGACTTAGAGaattttgatataaatgataatagtaatagtgATGGGGCATTTAGttccaattctttcaatagtttatataaagaagatattttaCGAGATCATCCACAATTAGACCATATTgacaataatagtaatgataatgatactTTTGAATTTCCAAAAACAATTGATACTATTGCAGAAAGTCTAAATTCTCAATATTCCGCTGAACAAGATGATATCACTATAGGAACTAATGATCTTGCGAATACTACAACTAGTAccacaacaacaacagctACAACTGCTGCAACACCGTTAATGAATAACGTGGAAAATAGAAGTGTGAACGATAGTAATAATGCGATCAAAATTACTGAAAATAATCCCTCGAGCACTTTTAACGTTGatcaaaagaatatttctCCGATGAATTTTGAACCTGGGAAAAATCAAACTCCAAAATTAGCCAAGAATTATATCAAAACTCTAAGATTAACCAGTGATCAATTAATgtgtttaaatttaaaatatggtgaaaatgatttaacATTTACCGTAGATAAGGGTAAAGCCATAGTAACCTCCAAATTATATGTTTGGAGATGGAATGTCCCCATTGTAATTAGTGATATTGACGGTACAATTACCAAATCAGATGCATTGGGTCATTTAATGAACTTGGTAGGCAAAGATTGGACCCATGTTGGTGTagcaaatttattttctgaaatttctaaaaatggGTATAACATTCTATACTTAACTGCTCGTAGTGCTGGACAGGCTGATTcaacaagaaattatttgaattcaattttaCAAGATGGTGTTAAATTACCAGCAGGACCTGTTATCTTATCACCAGATAGAACCATGGCAGCACTAAGAAGAGAGGTTATTCTTAAAAAAccagaaatatttaaaattgcatgtttaaatgatatcagatcattatattttgaatccATTGGAGAAAGAATTGAATATCAATCTAACAAAGTAGATAATCTTgacaataaaaattcaaattcacctaatgaaaatgaattcaATTCTAACAATTCGACGGAATCTATATCTTCAGTCACGTCTCAAAATAGAGCTGTCATTAAAAGATGTTTAGTGAAACGAAGCCCGTATTATAGTTTATACAATCCATCTTCTAAAGTTAACAACGATGATATGTTGACGCCATTTTTTGCAGGATTTGGTAATAGAATCACAGATGCATTATCCTATAGAACTGTGGGAGTTCCAAGTTCTAGAATTTTCACAATTAATCCTGATGGTGAAGTTCATatggaattattagaattagcGGGTTATAGAAGTTCATATGTCCATATCAACGAATTAGTTGATCATTTCTTCCCACCAGTAGTGACATTGGAATctgatttcaattttaaaagccCTACAAGTTTTACACCTGGTTCACCTGTCTTTAATACCACTAACATTAATAGTTCTATGGATATGGGAGATATGAGTCATATCAATTTGAATAGTCCCGAGAGCATGCacaataattctaatgacGATCATTTCAACGATCATCCTAATACATTCATCATTggtttaaatcaaaatggTATTACAAGTACCACCACAGTGGATACAAAACCATTCTTTAGAAATAATCAAGAGGAAAAATATACCGATGTAAATTTTTGGAGAGAaccattaattaatattgatgatttatCTGATTTAAGTGATGAATGCAACCCAGACCAACAAGATGACAGTGGTACTATCAATAACAAAGATACCGAAGAAGTACTTCGATTAAAGAGTTCTCAAGGAGAAAATaagaacaaaaataaaaataagaagaaaaaacCAGAATCAAtttccaagaaaaaatatgcaGATATTCCTAAGCAGTCCTccaataatagcaatacTCCTACAAATAAATCGACTCAAACCAACACTGGTGGTGGATCTAGGGCATGGAGTTGGGGTGGCGGAAGCAATAggaataataaagatattttagaGGAGAAATCAccattaaatgataaaacaATCACTACTGCCGAACAAGCCACTAGCACTCCGactaaagaagaaattggtaagaaaatttatttcaatctGGGCTCTCCCTTGTCATCACCAAAACTTTCATTCATAGGAAACCCTGATTCGTTGACCGAAACTACCACAATTTCTATAGAGCATAAAAATTCCTCTAATCATATTGATGGTACCAACACTATGACAAGTTTAACAGAGAAAATGAATCATCTCTCGATAGGTTCCACACAACCTGGCCTCGCCACTTCGGGAATCTCCAAGATTAACGTCCTGGATGACGCACATTACAGCGAGACAGATTTACCTATCTTGAATACAGACTTACATCAAAAAGTCACACAATCAAACAacgaagaagaagatgacgatgacgaatttgatgaagatgaatttgatgaagatgaattcGACGAGGATGATTTTAGTGACTAG
- the MSS11 gene encoding Mss11p (similar to Saccharomyces cerevisiae MSS11 (YMR164C); ancestral locus Anc_2.346), with product MRYQQGRTKGNQSPLSFSNNITDRASSPSKGLRDESDPTRNTKSTPLNNINSTNPFPNTNSNSNSNVVVSDALAKNSRQLLYAHIYNYLLENKHYNTARQFLKEVDVPLSTNANVNGNYNDDTFDGSNKQDIKDRINLKANELLPTKMLMNSPETFLLEWWKFFSSLNDFVYSNPSASMKKINMFQERIFPILPQSRQQQQQQQFLYHQYYQQQAQAQAQQAQAHAHAQAQAQVQAQQLLAQQHLAQQQAQRTQHEHQTPHTQVQNQNIQQTQQSSKQSQNAPGVQPTSKTQKSHRTHRTQKVLKAQMVQRTPSAQQFSKVQTTPQSQQSQNTQSQNSQQSQSLQQTRQPRQSKNALQQQAQPQSRQRVPQPTQAQQRQQTKQRAQQQRAQKRAQNQAQQQLLKQQQLLQQQHAEQQTQKQSLQQNVNNNNDRNTPSNSYTISGNQNVHPTDLSRVASNESSHRKQSLNNASTPSSTTSISSTNNKSINQINRNPTNSPYENQYNASNSTNVQKTPSPLNNTGKPHSQPQHFVQKSQSQQGVPNNNANSKRLNSQGLISSSTNNRFSIHSTNQTPNQSISQNRPNSQSPSINTNRSSHSINNANTINMTNNGKNGTNSKNHTDSHSQPIYNEKTAQFVSNEITNMINLQQKQQQQLLDMNKQYSLSSQAGTPIMLNNKTASNNESDFLQQQQLHQQQLQRALSPSQNRQAQIRTQTQTHTQAQAQAQAQAQAQAQAQAQAQAQAQDQAKAQAQAQAQAQAQAQAQAQLRAQAQVQTQVQDQAKAQAQAQSRATTHTQPQARVHTQPQAHGHTQAQLQAQAQAQAQAHAHAQAQLRAQAQAQAQAQVQAQAQLRVHAQAQAQAQTRAQAQTHTKSQAKPQVQAQAQSQMQSQSQMPTQIHTQSSSPTLPQSQAHRLQQVQQQSPEQSQAQRSMQLNQNNISTHMQRLNNNILPDDINKFQWNKPQQEILRYIQQQQLQQTNAPYNQSQAQKEFHKQFLLQTSNCNPNTMNNSNNNTPSANYETSPNMSDSNIQQYMSMMMMMMMNNPTQQGGTILTPQQQALLANNNSNFNLNPQQIMSLRNQMANQAHTQPNSGPPPVDSQVPNSTTGRINKKKSKTTKSSSRQSGKTKNTKSMESSQDRNAKPNNKKEKPSSIYKNSRNNNSNSNNNNLTNIQDRITPISPNKNIMPNKQYQVNLASQPAMNSNNFIQNDPSLNSTFQTNKDTNNSKHSNTVETSSKKDQDSKKKKRKRSKTTKSPKTSSKSPKMVHNTSQSQEQNMVQNMLHNDSLNINQHALNTNDLLDLNFSNGPQNNFNSSLALNDSHTLVGSNPSNSNINSINVNTDTNKSNDLSDMAHFDFNDKELFDLNEFSNELINKH from the coding sequence ATGAGATATCAACAAGGCCGTACCAAGGGCAATCAGTCTCCTCTAAGTTTTAGCAATAATATCACTGACCGTGCCAGCAGTCCTTCGAAGGGGCTACGCGATGAATCGGACCCTACCAGGAATACCAAATCTACTccattgaataatattaatagtacAAATCCTTTTCCTAATACTAATTCAAACTCTAATTCAAATGTAGTGGTTTCTGATGCACTGGCTAAAAATTCAAGACAGTTGCTATATGCCCATATTTATAACTACTTGTTGGAAAATAAACATTATAATACAGCCAGACAATTTCTCAAAGAGGTGGATGTCCCGCTATCGACAAATGCAAATGTAAACGGGAACTACAATGACGACACTTTTGATGGATCTAATAAACAAGATATAAAAGATCGAATCAATCTAAAGGCAAATGAATTACTACCCACTAAAATGTTGATGAATTCTCCAGAAACTTTCTTATTGGAATGgtggaaatttttttcttcattaaatgattttgtTTATTCAAACCCAAGTGCAtcgatgaaaaaaattaatatgtTTCAGGAGAGAATATTTCCAATACTACCGCAGTCGAgacaacaacaacagcaacaacaatttttataccatcaatattatcaaCAACAAGCACAAGCACAAGCACAACAAGCACAGGCACACGCTCATGCACAAGCACAAGCACAGGTACAAGCGCAACAACTATTAGCACAACAACACTTAGCACAACAACAAGCACAAAGAACGCAACACGAACATCAAACACCACATACCCAAGTTCAAAACCAGAATATTCAACAAACGCAACAATCATCGAAACAATCACAAAATGCTCCAGGAGTGCAACCAACTTCAAAGACTCAAAAATCTCATAGAACTCACAGAACTCAAAAAGTGTTAAAAGCTCAAATGGTACAGAGAACTCCTAGTGCTCAACAATTTTCAAAGGTCCAAACCACTCCACAATCACAACAAAGTCAGAATACGCAAAGCCAAAACTCTCAACAATCTCAAAGTCTCCAACAGACTAGACAACCTAGACAATCTAAAAACGCTCTGCAACAACAAGCGCAACCTCAATCACGCCAACGAGTGCCGCAACCAACACAGGCTCAACAACGACAACAAACAAAACAACGTGCTCAACAACAACGTGCTCAGAAAAGAGCACAAAATCAGGCACAGCAACAGTTATTAAAGCAACAACAACTTCTACAACAGCAACATGCAGAACAACAAACCCAGAAACAATCACTCCAGCAAAATGTTAATAACAACAATGATAGAAATACACCTTCCAATAGCTATACTATATCTGGTAATCAAAACGTTCATCCAACAGATTTATCTAGAGTTGCAAGCAATGAAAGTTCGCACCGTAAACAGAGTCTCAATAACGCTTCTACGCCTTCATCTACAACTTCCATCTCGAGCACTAATAACAAGAGTATTAATCAGATTAATAGAAATCCTACGAATTCTCCATATGAGAATCAATATAATGCTAGTAACTCTACAAATGTTCAAAAGACTCCATCACCACTCAATAATACTGGCAAGCCACATTCTCAACCACAACATTTTGTTCAAAAATCTCAATCGCAGCAAGGTGTGCCTAATAATAACGCAAATTCTAAAAGACTAAATTCACAAGGCCTAATATCTTCATCCACAAATAACAGATTTTCTATACATTCGACAAATCAAACACCCAATCAATCTATCAGCCAAAATAGACCCAATTCTCAATCTCCTTCAATTAATACTAATCGTTCAAGTCACTCTATTAATAATGCaaatacaataaatatgactaataatggtaaaaatGGTACTAATAGTAAAAATCACACCGATAGCCATTCTCAACCGatttataatgaaaaaacGGCTCAATTTGtatcaaatgaaattacaaatatgATTAATTTACAACAGaagcaacaacaacaactaTTAGATATGAATAAACAATACTCATTGTCTAGCCAAGCGGGTACCCCAATTATGCTGAACAATAAAACTGCTTCTAACAACGAGTCTGATTTTTtacaacagcaacaactTCATCAGCAGCAGCTTCAACGGGCACTATCACCATCTCAAAATCGTCAGGCACAAATCCGAACACAAACACAGACACATACCCAAGCCCAAGCCCAAGCCCAAGCCCAAGCCCAAGCACAAGCACAAGCACAAGCACAAGCCCAAGCCCAAGCACAAGATCAGGCAAAAGCACAAGCACAAGCACAAGCACAAGCACAAGCACAAGCACAAGCGCAAGCTCAATTAAGAGCCCAAGCGCAAGTACAAACTCAAGTACAAGATCAGGCAAAAGCTCAGGCCCAAGCACAATCTCGAGCTACAACACATACTCAACCACAAGCAAGGGTACATACCCAACCCCAAGCTCATGGACATACTCAAGCTCAATTACAAGCCCAAGCACAAGCCCAAGCTCAAGCCCATGCTCATGCCCAAGCTCAATTACGAGCCCAAGCCCAAGCCCAGGCTCAAGCTCAAGTCCAAGCTCAAGCACAATTACGAGTCCATGCACAGGCCCAAGCTCAAGCTCAAACACGTGCCCAAGCACAAACGCATACTAAATCTCAAGCTAAACCACAAGTTCAAGCCCAAGCTCAGTCTCAGATGCAAAGTCAATCTCAAATGCCAACTCAAATCCATACAcaatcatcatcaccaaCACTACCGCAATCACAAGCTCATCGGCTGCAACAAGTCCAACAACAATCACCAGAACAATCTCAAGCACAACGCAGCATGCAGcttaatcaaaataatatatctaCACATATGCAAAggttaaataataacattttACCGGatgatataaataaatttcaatggAATAAACCACAGCAAGAGATCCTGAGATAtatacaacaacaacaactgCAACAAACAAATGCTCCATACAATCAATCGCAAGCCCAGAAAGAATTTCATAAACAGTTCTTGTTACAAACATCGAATTGTAACCCAAATACTATGAACAATTCGAACAATAATACACCAAGTGCCAACTATGAAACAAGTCCCAACATGTctgattcaaatattcaGCAATATATGtcaatgatgatgatgatgatgatgaataaTCCAACACAGCAAGGTGGAACTATACTGACTCCACAGCAGCAAGCTCTACTTGCAAacaataattctaatttcaatttgaaTCCTCAACAAATAATGAGTTTACGAAATCAAATGGCTAACCAGGCACATACTCAACCTAATAGTGGGCCGCCTCCTGTGGATTCCCAAGTACCTAATTCTACAACCGGTAGAAttaacaaaaagaaaagtaaaaCAACCAAGTCTTCATCTAGACAATCAGGAAAGACAAAAAACACAAAGAGCATGGAATCGTCTCAGGATAGAAATGCTAAgcctaataataaaaaggaaaagCCCAGTTCTATCTATAAAAATAGTcggaataataattctaactCGAACAACAATAATCTCACAAATATCCAAGATAGAATTACTCCTATTAGCCcaaataagaatattatgCCAAACAAGCAATACCAGGTTAATCTTGCATCTCAACCTGCTATGAACAGCAATAACTTTATCCAAAACGATCCCTCTTTAAACAGTACTTTTCAAACGAATAAAGATACAAATAACTCAAAACATTCAAACACAGTGGAAACCTCATCAAAAAAAGACCAAGATtctaaaaagaagaaaagaaaaagatcaAAGACTACAAAATCTCCTAAAACTTCCTCCAAGTCACCTAAAATGGTCCATAATACATCTCAATCTCAAGAACAAAATATGGTGCAAAATATGCTTCATAACGATTCtctaaatataaatcaacATGCTTTAAATACTAATGATCTGCTGGACTTAAATTTTAGTAATGGTcctcaaaataattttaattcttcactAGCCCTAAATGATAGTCATACCTTAGTAGGAAGTAATCCATCCAATTCTAATATCAATAGCATCAATGTTAATACTGATACcaataaatcaaatgatttaaGTGATATGGCtcattttgattttaacgataaagaattattcgacttaaatgaattttctaatgaattaatCAATAAACATTGA